tttctcttttagaaTTTCATAATTGAGCTAAGTTTTCTTACTGTTTGTCtcttcaagcaatttttcatttctgttttacTACTGAGTTGAATCTCTTCATCTCATAGCTCTCTGATTACTTTAGTTTACATTTCCTTGTTAAATTTGAATCCCAGCACCCAAATCCTTTTATTCTttaagcaatttacatttctcaGCAATTTagattcagcactttacatttcttgcactttaagtttattaaatttacttttcttgcaatttaagtttcaactcttttactttcttgcactgtAAGTTTCTACAATTTACCTCTTCTGCACTCTACTTTTCTGCACAATTTACCTTCTACACCTTTACTTACTTGCAATTTAGCTTTTGttaatcaaaatcactcaaatcaCCAAATATTTGCctaactaaattcatcacctaactaaaattgctcaatccatcaatccctatgggatcgacctcactcttgtgagttattactacttgatgcgactcgGTACACTTGTCGGTTAGTTTGTGTGGAATCATTTTTCCCTCATCACCAACCTAGCTACTAACTGACTTAGTAGTAAGCTAGCTTAGCTAGCTTTAATGGGtatcaaattgaccactaaGGGTTCTAAAATCACTAATTCAatgagacccaatgactcaaggtcacccaATTCCGTTAGCCTAGGCTAAGAGTAAAGAAAACTACTCTAATACTAGTGGAAATATTTCATCAAACACCTGGAGTACGataaaagtaaacatcacaaattgcaagaattaataaaagcTATAACTAACAtaagaaagaaatcaagaatAGCAATTAAGATAAACATAAAAAGACACAAAAACATGAAATTGCGTTAAAGGGAAATTAAAATCTAACAAGgattcatcaacataaaagatagcaaaataagaaattaacaagagaagtagataaaccaaagtgctagaacaaataaaagtaaaggaaaactaaaatgaaacaagaattaaaacttGGATCTAAGAAAATTTTGCCTAAACTACCcaaaattctagagagaagggagagcttctctctctagaattctaacctaaaacatgatgaaaactatCCTATGACTACTCCCCCCATTCCCCTACAATTCTTGGGTTCAAAAGCATCAGAAcagagttggatttgggcctcctttagctcagaaatcgcccccaacaTATTACCTTTAAGTTGGTCACGTGCcacttgtcacgcgtacgcgtcactggCAACTTTCCTTGTCACTATACACGTccgtcacgcgtatgcgtcgcctTGACGATTTTCTTTCCACGCGCACGTGTGGGCGACGTACACACGTCGCTGTTAGATTACCAAAATcccatttcttcatgaattctccatttttgcaagctttttcttcatttcttccACCCAATCTTTGCATTCTAAACCCTGAAATttacttaacaaacatatcaaggcatcgaatggaattaaaatGAATTAGATATAGCAAttttagggcctaaaaagcatgttttcattcttaagcacaaattaggataaaatctatgtgagataagttgataaaatctccTGAATTTAACACAAGATAAATTACAAAATTGGGGTTCAtcaaacctccccacacttaaactaagcatgtccacATGCTAAACCATGAAAGACTAGAAATAGGGTAcgaacatttattcaatgcaaataaACTATATACACCTATctacatgcatgcaactaaatgtaaaatgattctacctactaggttaaaagtaaatcaatctccaaAAATGTATATGAACAAGTAGGGCTAAGTTAATATGATGATTCATGAATCCCacaaattcaaatatcaaaaatGAAGTATAAACAAACTTGCAAAAATAAAGCTCGTGAAAGTAGGGAATAatgaattgagcatcgaaccctcaccggacgTGTATCTGCTCTAGttgctcaagtgtatagggttgattcacacaattctcccctaatcatgcatACAAattaacaatcaacaattattcaatgcatgcatacaaatatcacgAGGACTTTTTcgtaggttgtaatggggctagggtcaaggtaaggttatatatggttaagtgagcttaaaatttgaatctttgattaacctgagtgttcataccctgggtcgagctatacGGTTCGGGTTGGACGAAGAATAAAACGACCAACCTCTTGTAAGGTTGGCTCGTCACCGACCTCTtcccaaagagctcggccaaatcaccatAGAGGCTCAAAATAGGCCCAAAACAGAAGGACACAACCCACCTAAAGGCGGCTGGCCGAAAGATGAGTGATCTCACccacaaaagataaagataagataactaacttatcctaAAGGAAGATCACCAAaatactattataaatacactggaacacccaggtataactcatactcaaATTCTACATAAAAACCTACTTAAAGCCCGTGCTGACTTAAGCTTCAGAGTCTCTTACAGGTACCACTGCCCTCTGGTGATCGAGGACAAGCAGCATCTCAAgctccaacaagtcagacacggcAGCTCTGATCACGCCAGAAGATCTCGTCAGAGATCGAACTCACCtttttaggtaaccctcggaacattggcgccgttgctggagaacttggaagtcatcccatcgaCATGGCAAACAACCCTGCCAACGACCACAACTCTGGTCTGGAGGAAGGAACACCGCTGAAGAACATGGATGCTACCCCAAGGGATACACCCCCAATCCTAGGGAGACAAGCAGACTCAAACTACAGAAATTTTAGACACCATTCGTGAACAGTAGGATCGCCTCACACAGCTCGAACAAGAAGCCGAATGCCAACACGAAGCCAAGAGAGATCTCTGACGAGAAACAAGACGGCGTCGAGAGCTGGAAGATAAATTCTCCAAGCTCGAAGTCGATCTCAAAGCTAGAACTGCTCGGACCAACTGTGAAAATAGCCCCCACAAGGACCAAGACTCATTCAcaaaagaaatcatgaaagctaaagtcccaaaAGACTTCAAAGCCCCAGATATGACCCCATACGATGGTACAACCAACCCAAGTCATTTCCTCAGCAACTTTAGGAGCTGCATGTACCTCACAAATGCTTCAGACGCAACCcgttgcaaagccttcccgaccACCTTGACTAAGACGACAATAAAGTGGTTTGACAGCTTGCTGCTAAGGCCAATAACAAGTTTCAATGACCTCGCCAAAAAGTTCttagccagattctccatccagaaaGACAAAACCAAGAACGCTCCAAGCCTGCTAGGGAttaagcaaggagatcgggaaagcCTCCGCAgctacatggagagattcaatAAAGCGTGCCTTGACATACAAAAG
The genomic region above belongs to Arachis stenosperma cultivar V10309 chromosome 5, arast.V10309.gnm1.PFL2, whole genome shotgun sequence and contains:
- the LOC130980826 gene encoding uncharacterized protein LOC130980826, whose protein sequence is MKAKVPKDFKAPDMTPYDGTTNPSHFLSNFRSCMYLTNASDATRCKAFPTTLTKTTIKWFDSLLLRPITSFNDLAKKFLARFSIQKDKTKNAPSLLGIKQGDRESLRSYMERFNKACLDIQKLSTKAAIMGLINGLREGPFRHSISNKHPTSLNEVQEWAEKYINMEENSRLGETLETRFSHPPRNKDKESRKK